The Cucumis melo cultivar AY chromosome 6, USDA_Cmelo_AY_1.0, whole genome shotgun sequence genome includes a region encoding these proteins:
- the LOC103483780 gene encoding nucleoside hydrolase 3 isoform X5, translating into MKAEEMLLQRNFWVALVLIGVVFGANLMVVKGLPRRILLDTDVDTDDLSALLYLLKLNRSEFELEAVTISTNAWTSAGHAVNQIYDILYMMDRDDVAVGVGGEGGILEDGTIQPNVGGYLSIIEQGLTTTGGCRYRQAIPVGVGGRLDADTNYGLRKAFLPQGSRRYNPLQQSTAQQVMIDKISEGPINIFLIGSHTNFAIFLMSNPHLKKNVEHIYIMGGGIRSENPTCCCTGNASQSCTPRQCGDPGNLFTDYNSNPYAEFNIFGDPFAAYQVIHSGIPVTIIPLDATDTIPVTKNFFEVFEQNQDTVEAQYIFQSLKIARDYRLGDQFYTVISEMHSSLQWR; encoded by the exons ATGAAAGCAGAGGAAATGTTACTGCAGAGGAATTTCTGGGTTGCTCTAGTGTTGATTGGAGTGGTTTTTGGAGCCAATTTGATGGTTGTTAAGGGATTGCCACGACGAATTCTCTTGGATACTGATGTTGATACTGATGATTTATCTGCTCTTTTGTACCTCTTGAAGCTTAATCGTTCAGAATTTGAGTTGGAG GCAGTCACTATTAGCACAAATGCTTGGACAAGTGCTGGACATGCAGTGAACCAAATTTATGACATTCTTTACATGATGGACCGCGATGATGTTGCTGTTGGAGTTGGAGGAGAAGGTGGGATACTCGAGGATGGAACAATTCAACCCAACGTCGGTGGATACCTCTCCATAATTGAGCAG GGATTGACGACTACAGGTGGATGTAGATATAGACAAGCCATTCCAGTTGGTGTTGGAGGGCGATTAGATGCTGATACCAACTATGGGCTTCGCAAAGCATTCCTTCCACAG GGAAGCAGGAGGTATAATCCTTTGCAACAATCGACTGCTCAGCAGGTGATGATAGACAAAATATCTGAAGGTCCCATTAATATATTCCTAATAGGATCACACACAAATTTTGCCATTTTCCTCATGAGTAATCCACACCTGAAGAAGAATGTTGAGCATATTTATATAATGGGTGGTGGTATAAGATCGGAGAACCCAACTTGCTGCTGTACAGGAAATGCCAGCCAATCTTGTACTCCTCGACAATGTGGTGATCCTGGTAACTTATTCACAGATTACAATAGCAATCCTTATGCAGAGTTCAATATATTCGGAGATCCTTTTGCAGCATATCAG GTGATTCATTCTGGAATCCCAGTCACCATTATTCCACTGGATGCTACAGACACCATTCCAGTGACTAAGAATTTCTTTGAAGTATTTGAGCAGAATCAGGATACAGTTGAGGCACAATATATATTCCAATCCTTGAAAATAGCTCGTGATTATCGGCTTGGTGACCAATTCTATACGGTTATTTCTGAAATGCACTCCTCTCTCCAAT GGAGATAA